Proteins found in one Synechococcus sp. LA31 genomic segment:
- a CDS encoding ferredoxin:protochlorophyllide reductase (ATP-dependent) subunit N, producing the protein MASSIATRSTAGTDLPPPLKESGQREVFCGLTSIVWLHRRMPDAFFLVVGSRTCAHLIQSAAGVMIFAEPRFGTAILGERDLAGLADANEELDRLVDQLLQRRPEIRTLFLVGSCPSEVIKLDLAKAAERLNRQHTGRVMVLNYSGSGIETTFTQGEDGALQALIPLMPSSDQQQLLIAGTLADAVEDRLVGLFHKLGIDRVASLPPRRSSELPSVGPGTKLLLAQPFLSGTARALLDRGAELIRAPYPFGVEGSRAWMAAAAAAFDVAPARIAEVLDPLVERGQRAMAPHREALAGKKLFLLPDSQLEIPLARFLSRECGMELVEVGTPYLDRQLMAEELALLPPGTQLSEGQHVDNQLLRVRQQRPDLVVCGLGLANPLEAEGMATKWSIELVFSPIHGIDQASDLAELFARPLRRRAALSFA; encoded by the coding sequence ATGGCATCGAGCATCGCCACAAGGTCTACAGCGGGGACGGATCTGCCCCCGCCCCTCAAAGAAAGCGGCCAGCGGGAGGTGTTTTGCGGGCTCACCTCGATCGTGTGGCTCCATCGCCGCATGCCCGATGCCTTTTTCCTGGTGGTGGGCTCCCGCACCTGTGCCCACCTGATCCAGAGCGCCGCCGGTGTGATGATCTTCGCTGAGCCCCGCTTTGGCACAGCGATCCTCGGGGAGCGGGATCTGGCTGGTCTGGCGGATGCCAACGAGGAGCTTGATCGCCTGGTGGATCAGCTGCTGCAGCGACGCCCCGAGATCCGCACCCTGTTTCTGGTGGGCAGCTGCCCCAGCGAGGTGATCAAGCTCGATCTGGCCAAGGCGGCTGAACGGCTCAACCGCCAGCACACCGGCCGCGTGATGGTGCTCAACTACAGCGGTAGTGGCATCGAAACCACCTTCACCCAGGGGGAAGATGGCGCCCTACAGGCACTGATCCCGCTGATGCCCAGCAGCGACCAGCAGCAGCTGTTGATCGCCGGCACCCTGGCCGATGCGGTAGAAGATCGCCTGGTCGGCCTGTTTCACAAGCTCGGCATCGACCGGGTGGCCAGCCTTCCGCCCCGCCGCTCCTCCGAGCTCCCCAGTGTGGGGCCCGGCACGAAGTTGCTTCTGGCGCAGCCGTTTCTGAGTGGTACGGCCAGGGCGCTGTTGGATCGCGGTGCTGAGCTGATCCGTGCTCCCTATCCCTTTGGTGTGGAGGGCAGCCGCGCCTGGATGGCCGCGGCTGCCGCGGCCTTTGATGTGGCGCCCGCGCGGATCGCCGAGGTGCTTGATCCGCTGGTGGAGCGGGGGCAGCGGGCTATGGCGCCACATCGCGAGGCGTTGGCGGGTAAGAAGCTCTTCCTGTTGCCAGATTCCCAGCTCGAGATTCCCTTGGCGCGCTTTCTGAGCCGCGAATGCGGCATGGAGCTGGTGGAGGTGGGTACTCCCTATCTCGATCGTCAGCTGATGGCTGAGGAGTTGGCGTTGCTGCCGCCTGGCACCCAGCTCAGCGAAGGCCAACACGTTGACAACCAGCTGCTGCGGGTGCGTCAGCAGCGCCCTGATCTGGTGGTGTGTGGCCTGGGCCTGGCCAATCCCCTTGAGGCTGAAGGCATGGCCACCAAGTGGTCGATCGAGCTGGTGTTCAGCCCCATCCACGGCATCGATCAGGCCTCTGATCTCGCTGAATTGTTTGCCCGCCCTCTGCGCCGCCGCGCTGCACTCTCTTTCGCCTGA
- a CDS encoding CNNM domain-containing protein — protein sequence MNPIVVLLAMAALILVGSALASSTEAAMLTVNPIQVHTLVQQRVPGSRALERIKARPGRALALLVVINNLFNISGSMLLGSQADHTFEQLPGGKAGLLLFNIGFTVAVILLAEILPKAIGNSFAMPIALTASRVLLLMERLSLPLLLLLEKLMPAITAEADLTTNEREIHLMARLGSQQGQIEADEAAMIGKVFALNDLTARDLMVSRVATPSLPGTASLESMREEIVQAPEDAWWVVLGEEVDEVLGVQSREEALCELLKGGSQRLVCELCDPPQYVPEMIRADRLLTTFRRGDRSSVRVVVDEFGAFVGLVSAADILGVLAGWKRLPSEAQL from the coding sequence ATGAATCCGATCGTTGTGCTGCTCGCCATGGCAGCGCTGATCCTGGTGGGCTCGGCTCTGGCCTCCAGCACCGAGGCGGCGATGCTCACGGTGAATCCGATCCAGGTGCACACCCTGGTGCAGCAGAGGGTGCCGGGCTCCCGCGCCCTGGAGCGGATCAAAGCCCGCCCCGGCCGCGCCTTGGCACTGCTGGTGGTGATCAACAACCTCTTCAATATCTCCGGCTCGATGCTGCTGGGCAGCCAGGCCGATCACACCTTCGAGCAACTTCCAGGCGGCAAGGCCGGGCTGCTGCTGTTCAACATCGGCTTCACCGTGGCCGTGATTCTGCTGGCCGAAATCCTGCCCAAGGCAATCGGCAACAGCTTCGCCATGCCGATTGCCCTCACCGCCTCGCGGGTGCTGCTGCTGATGGAACGGCTCAGCTTGCCGTTGCTGCTGTTGCTGGAAAAACTGATGCCGGCCATCACCGCTGAGGCCGATCTCACCACCAACGAGCGCGAGATTCATCTGATGGCGCGGCTGGGCTCCCAGCAGGGCCAGATCGAAGCCGATGAGGCCGCGATGATCGGCAAAGTGTTCGCTCTCAACGACCTCACGGCCCGCGATCTGATGGTGTCGCGCGTGGCCACGCCCTCGCTGCCTGGCACCGCCAGCCTGGAATCGATGCGCGAGGAAATTGTGCAGGCTCCGGAAGATGCCTGGTGGGTGGTGCTCGGCGAGGAGGTGGATGAAGTGCTCGGGGTGCAGAGCCGCGAGGAAGCGCTGTGCGAATTGCTCAAAGGCGGCAGCCAGCGGCTGGTGTGCGAGCTGTGTGACCCACCGCAATACGTGCCAGAGATGATCCGAGCCGATCGGCTGCTCACCACATTCCGCCGGGGGGATCGCAGCTCCGTCAGGGTGGTGGTGGATGAATTCGGCGCGTTTGTGGGGCTGGTGAGCGCCGCCGACATCCTGGGTGTCCTCGCAGGATGGAAGCGCTTGCCCAGCGAAGCTCAGCTGTGA
- a CDS encoding DUF2062 domain-containing protein, translated as MLWLWHHEGSHGQRARGLAAGVFMGCFPFFGLQILLGVALASLVRGNHILAAAGTWISNPLTYVPLYWFNYQLGCALLGPGPVMPSLQQLRQVPVWELGLAMGGRLMLGSAVVGLVSAALLGGGYWLLLEHRQGRAHS; from the coding sequence ATGCTCTGGCTCTGGCATCACGAAGGCAGCCACGGCCAGCGGGCCCGCGGCCTTGCCGCTGGTGTGTTCATGGGCTGCTTTCCCTTCTTCGGCCTTCAGATTTTGTTGGGGGTTGCCCTGGCCAGCTTGGTGCGCGGCAATCACATCCTGGCTGCGGCGGGCACCTGGATCAGCAATCCACTCACCTATGTGCCCCTCTATTGGTTCAACTACCAGCTGGGCTGCGCACTGCTCGGTCCAGGCCCGGTGATGCCCTCCCTGCAGCAGCTGCGCCAGGTTCCCGTTTGGGAGTTGGGGCTGGCTATGGGGGGGCGGTTGATGCTCGGCTCAGCGGTGGTGGGTCTGGTGAGTGCGGCGCTGCTGGGCGGCGGCTACTGGCTTCTGCTGGAGCACCGCCAAGGGCGCGCTCACAGCTGA
- a CDS encoding amidohydrolase family protein — protein MQDLFTLDGALEAYPVAGARQLGIECMTGSIKVGMRADLCVFDQGITRLASDQIYSAACELTLMDGEGRPDARRTN, from the coding sequence ATGCAGGATCTGTTCACACTCGATGGTGCTCTAGAGGCTTATCCCGTTGCCGGTGCGCGCCAGCTGGGCATCGAATGCATGACGGGCTCGATCAAGGTGGGCATGAGGGCTGATCTCTGTGTGTTTGATCAAGGCATCACCCGTCTCGCCAGCGATCAGATCTACAGCGCAGCCTGCGAGCTCACCTTGATGGACGGCGAGGGTCGTCCTGATGCTCGTAGAACGAATTAG
- a CDS encoding TrkA family potassium uptake protein, translating into MNQWWQWGADGDVRRGGFAVIGVGRFGSSVCSELLRAGADVLAIDSSQRAIDALRQRDSSIECRVVDCTDEEALRAAGVLDLETVVVAMSEPIEASITATLICKDAQGTRVKQVIARATSDLHMKMLQRVGADRVVFPSKMMGQRLGLELVRPNLLEQLRLDDRSCIEEIKVPGSFVGHSLRDLNLRKHYNVNVLAAGPVGHLDVNPPASHVLAPGELLVVMGSEEALRSLPGS; encoded by the coding sequence GTGAATCAGTGGTGGCAGTGGGGTGCCGATGGTGATGTTCGCCGTGGCGGGTTCGCGGTGATCGGTGTGGGGCGTTTCGGCTCCTCGGTGTGCTCGGAGTTGCTGCGTGCTGGAGCCGATGTGCTCGCCATCGATTCCAGCCAGCGGGCCATCGATGCCCTTCGCCAGAGGGATTCCTCGATCGAGTGCCGGGTGGTGGATTGCACCGATGAGGAGGCCCTGCGGGCGGCAGGGGTGCTTGATCTGGAAACCGTGGTGGTGGCGATGAGTGAGCCGATTGAGGCCAGCATCACCGCCACGTTGATTTGTAAAGACGCTCAGGGCACCCGTGTGAAGCAGGTGATCGCCCGCGCCACCAGCGATCTGCACATGAAAATGCTGCAGCGCGTCGGTGCCGATCGCGTCGTGTTCCCTTCCAAAATGATGGGGCAGCGCCTTGGCCTAGAGCTGGTGCGGCCCAACCTGCTCGAGCAACTGCGGCTCGACGATCGCAGCTGCATCGAGGAGATCAAGGTGCCGGGTTCCTTTGTGGGGCATTCCCTGCGGGATCTCAACCTGCGCAAGCACTACAACGTGAATGTTCTGGCCGCAGGGCCCGTGGGGCATCTGGATGTGAACCCTCCGGCTTCGCACGTGTTGGCCCCAGGTGAACTACTGGTGGTGATGGGTTCGGAGGAGGCGCTGCGCTCCCTGCCGGGCAGCTGA
- a CDS encoding TrkH family potassium uptake protein, translating to MNSSPSNPVQTVQRWRHQLTVPQFTVVTGLLVIVVGTFVMASPLCSRESVGLWQALFTVTSAITVTGLSVISVGSDLTPFGQVVLAALIVTGGLGLMAITTFLQGFVQGRSGLRHRLDKGRALDEFGVGGIGPTFNSILITATCVMGLGAVALYAFGFNDIEQPSQRLWASVFHAISAYNNAGFSLWDNSLTDYRDNAVVNGVIASMIVIGGIGWRVINDLWANRLHLRKLRRLSLHTRLVMRSTVFLIAGGAVGLMITEHFGYRASLMGQMGLWQKLQITVFQSITTRTAGFNTVPISAELITDAGLLLMILLMFIGASPGGTGGGIKTTTFAILMGATRSTLEGRSDVLMHRRQIPDATVLRAVGVTLASVLFVVLMALLLGIGPTAGGVTGHQSFSFLEKLFTCVSAFGTVGLDLGVTANLNRWGQLVLMVGMFVGRIGILLLLSALYGSRPQLRVGYPREDLYV from the coding sequence ATGAACTCGTCTCCGAGCAATCCCGTTCAGACGGTGCAGCGCTGGCGCCACCAGCTCACGGTGCCGCAGTTCACTGTGGTGACCGGCTTGCTGGTGATCGTGGTGGGCACCTTTGTGATGGCCTCACCGCTTTGCTCTAGAGAGAGTGTTGGCCTTTGGCAGGCCCTGTTTACGGTCACCTCGGCGATCACGGTGACCGGGCTCTCAGTGATTTCGGTGGGCAGCGACCTCACCCCCTTTGGCCAGGTGGTCCTTGCCGCGTTGATCGTGACCGGTGGCTTGGGCCTGATGGCGATCACCACATTTCTGCAGGGCTTTGTGCAGGGCCGCAGTGGTTTGCGGCATCGCCTCGATAAAGGGCGTGCCCTCGATGAGTTTGGCGTAGGGGGAATCGGCCCCACCTTCAACAGCATCCTGATCACCGCCACCTGTGTGATGGGCCTAGGGGCCGTGGCGCTCTACGCCTTCGGCTTCAACGACATCGAACAACCCAGCCAGCGGCTTTGGGCGTCTGTATTTCACGCCATCAGCGCTTACAACAACGCCGGTTTCAGCCTGTGGGACAACAGCCTCACCGACTACCGCGACAACGCGGTGGTGAATGGCGTGATCGCCTCGATGATCGTGATCGGCGGCATTGGCTGGCGGGTGATCAACGATCTCTGGGCGAATCGTCTGCATCTACGCAAGCTGCGCCGACTCAGCCTGCACACGCGGTTGGTGATGCGCAGCACGGTGTTTTTAATCGCTGGTGGCGCGGTCGGATTGATGATCACAGAACACTTCGGCTATCGCGCTTCCTTGATGGGGCAGATGGGCTTGTGGCAGAAGCTGCAGATCACGGTGTTTCAGTCGATCACCACACGCACAGCCGGCTTCAACACGGTTCCCATTTCGGCCGAGTTGATCACCGATGCCGGCCTGCTGCTGATGATCCTGCTGATGTTCATCGGCGCCAGCCCCGGTGGCACGGGCGGAGGCATCAAAACCACCACCTTCGCGATCCTGATGGGAGCTACCCGCTCCACGTTGGAAGGTCGCAGTGATGTGTTGATGCATCGCCGTCAGATTCCCGATGCAACGGTGCTGCGGGCGGTGGGAGTCACCCTCGCTTCGGTGCTGTTCGTGGTGCTGATGGCCTTGCTGCTGGGCATTGGTCCTACGGCCGGCGGAGTCACAGGGCACCAGAGTTTCAGCTTCCTCGAAAAGTTGTTCACTTGCGTGTCGGCCTTCGGCACCGTGGGGCTGGATCTGGGGGTGACGGCCAACCTCAATCGCTGGGGGCAACTGGTGCTGATGGTGGGGATGTTCGTGGGCCGGATCGGCATCCTTCTGCTGCTCTCTGCCCTCTACGGCAGTCGGCCGCAGCTACGCGTGGGCTATCCCAGGGAAGACCTCTACGTCTAG
- a CDS encoding ferredoxin:protochlorophyllide reductase (ATP-dependent) subunit B, with protein sequence MELTLWTYEGPPHVGAMRIAASMEGVHYVLHAPQGDTYADLLFTMIERRDKRPPVTYTTFQARDLGGDTAELVKRSIADAVERFKPEALLVGESCTAELIQDQPGALAAGMGFGELPIVNLELPAYSKKENWGAAETFYQLVRSLLKPQLPTPGAPKPDPARWRTEGRRPRVNLLGPSLLGFRCRDDVREISQLLASYGIDVAVVAPLGARPADLQRIPTADANVCLYPEVAGTLCSWLERQFGMVCARTVPIGIGATVRFLRELHGLLDLELPAELQPGTNEVCEAECRSRLPWYSRSVDSTYLTGKRVFVFGDATHAIAAARIASHELGFEVVGLGSYSREMAREVRAAASELGLEALISDDYLAVEAAIAQAAPELVLGTQMERHSAKRLGIPCAVISTPLHVQDVPARYAPQMGWEGANVIFDSWVHPLMMGLEEHLIGMFRHDFEFVDGHRSHLGDGAAAGDKLTTESPAVDLTSATALAWSAEGEAELAKIPFFVRGKVRKNTEAFAREQGLAVIDSEALYEAKAHFSR encoded by the coding sequence ATGGAACTCACCCTCTGGACCTATGAAGGCCCCCCCCATGTGGGCGCCATGCGCATCGCAGCTTCGATGGAGGGCGTGCACTACGTGCTGCATGCCCCTCAGGGCGATACCTACGCCGATCTCCTGTTCACGATGATCGAGCGGCGCGACAAGCGCCCGCCTGTGACCTACACCACCTTTCAGGCCAGGGATCTCGGCGGTGATACGGCTGAGCTGGTGAAACGCTCCATCGCCGACGCCGTGGAGCGTTTCAAGCCAGAAGCCCTACTGGTGGGGGAGAGCTGCACTGCTGAGCTGATTCAGGACCAGCCGGGTGCCCTGGCGGCCGGGATGGGTTTCGGCGAGCTGCCGATCGTGAATCTCGAGCTGCCGGCCTACTCCAAAAAGGAGAACTGGGGTGCGGCCGAAACCTTCTACCAACTGGTTCGCAGCTTGCTCAAGCCGCAACTGCCAACACCGGGCGCGCCGAAGCCGGATCCAGCCCGCTGGCGCACCGAAGGCCGGCGGCCACGGGTGAATCTGCTGGGCCCCTCGCTGCTGGGTTTCCGCTGCCGCGATGACGTGCGTGAGATCTCGCAATTGCTGGCCAGCTACGGCATCGATGTGGCCGTCGTGGCTCCCTTGGGGGCACGCCCCGCTGACCTACAGCGCATTCCCACGGCTGACGCCAATGTGTGTTTGTATCCCGAGGTGGCGGGCACGCTGTGCAGTTGGCTCGAGCGTCAGTTCGGCATGGTTTGCGCGCGCACGGTGCCGATCGGTATCGGAGCCACCGTGCGCTTTTTGCGCGAGTTGCATGGGCTCTTGGATCTGGAGCTGCCAGCGGAGCTGCAGCCGGGCACGAATGAGGTGTGTGAGGCCGAATGCCGCTCACGCCTGCCCTGGTATTCGCGTTCGGTGGATTCCACCTATCTCACCGGCAAGCGGGTCTTTGTGTTTGGCGATGCCACCCATGCCATCGCTGCTGCCCGCATTGCCAGTCATGAACTCGGTTTTGAGGTGGTTGGCCTGGGCAGCTACAGCCGTGAGATGGCTCGGGAGGTGCGTGCCGCTGCCAGCGAACTTGGCCTGGAGGCGTTGATCAGTGACGACTACCTCGCCGTGGAGGCCGCCATCGCTCAGGCGGCTCCAGAGCTGGTGCTCGGTACGCAGATGGAGCGCCACAGCGCCAAGCGCCTCGGCATTCCCTGCGCCGTGATCAGCACGCCGTTGCACGTGCAGGATGTTCCGGCCCGCTACGCCCCTCAGATGGGCTGGGAGGGGGCGAACGTGATCTTTGATTCCTGGGTCCACCCGCTGATGATGGGCTTGGAGGAACACCTGATTGGGATGTTCCGCCATGACTTCGAATTCGTGGACGGCCACCGCAGCCATCTCGGCGATGGAGCAGCGGCAGGAGACAAACTGACCACGGAATCTCCGGCCGTGGACCTGACGTCTGCCACCGCTCTGGCGTGGAGTGCCGAGGGGGAAGCCGAACTGGCGAAGATTCCGTTTTTTGTGCGCGGCAAGGTGCGCAAGAACACAGAGGCCTTCGCCCGCGAGCAAGGCCTCGCGGTGATTGATAGCGAGGCGTTGTACGAGGCCAAGGCGCACTTCAGCCGCTGA